The genomic interval ACCTTTCAAGAGCATCAATATAGGAATTGAATGTAGGCAATGAAATATCAGCATATTCTGTTTTTATATCTTTCATTAATGTTTTTTTAGTTGCAAGTGTAGATATGTTTCTAGCGTAGGATTTTAGAATAGTTTTTACTCTTTGAGGACTGCGTTTAACCCCATCCACTTCTGAAACATCACTATTGCATATTATATCGATATAATTTGATACAATTGCCAATTGCTGTTTTTTGGTTTTTTTGTTTAGTGATTCTGGCCATCCCCCTCTGCATGCGGCAAATATCAAATCAGGTATTGTTAAGTTTGAAGTTACACCATCAATGTTTAAATCATCATTATCAAACAAATCGATTAATGAGATTTCACCTGTGGATTCACCACTTTCATACAGACTCATTGGGCGCATCACTATCCTTTTTATTCTGCCTGCTCCCGAGTGCACAATTTTACTTTCATCAACTATTGTCGATCCTGTTAAAATATACAGTCCGTCTTCATCTGATTCATCTACCAAATATCTAACAGTACCCCACAGTTCTGGTGCCATCTGCCATTCGTCAATCAGCATTGGCTTTTCACCTTTCAGAAGTTCTATGGGATTGGTATCTGCAAGTTTTAAGTAAGATTTTCCATGAACGGGATGTTGTAGTTCTTTTAGGCTTTTGCATTGCTGTTTTGCTGTTGTAGTCTTACCACACCACTTCGGACCAGTTATTAGAACAGCACCCATGTATTCTAGAGATTCTTTCAGTTCCTGGTCAGTATATCTTGGTAAATATTTTTTCATATTAATCACTTTTTTATATTTTTCACCCATTTTATTTTATACTTTTCACTAAATTTATTTTATACTTTTCATCATATAAATTTTATGTTTTTCATATAATTTATTTTATACTTTTCATCCATTTAATCATCGATAAAAATTTATTGCACAAAATTAATAAACATTAAAATTCAAATTTAACTACAAAAATGTTGCCAGAATAGCTGTAAGTAAAACATCTTTCCTACGGGAATATGTTAACCCTAAATTTTAATTAAATTATTACTTAAAAGAAACCTTAGTATTAATATTTTAATTACATAATGTAACCTATTTCTTCCAATTGCTTATTTTCATTATGTTAAATAAAATTTTTACAACTTATTTTCAATTACAGAGATTAAAACTAATTTAAAATCTATAATTTAATAATTAAGAAGTAAAATTAGAATTAAATATTATAATAATGATTAATTATGATTAATTAATTATTTTAAGTTTTTATCATCCAATTAACTAAAAAATAAGAATAATTTCCTATTTTAAAGTATAATTGAATTTTAATACATGTTTTTTTGTATAAAACTGTATATATTTCTTTTTAATAAATTAAACAATAATTAAAAAAAATACAAATAATATATTAAACTGTACAATAAATATAAATAATATTATACCATATTATTTAATAGACTTAACTTTGTTGATATTAAAATTATTAACAGGTTAAGTCGAAAAATATAGAGGTTATATTAAATGTTTAAATTTGATAAAGAACAAGAAGTTTTTGACTTCGCTGGAGTCAAAATGGGTGGACAACCTGGAGAATACCCTACTGTATTAGCAGGAACTATTTTCTACGGTGGACACAACATTCTTAATGA from Methanobrevibacter gottschalkii DSM 11977 carries:
- a CDS encoding ATP-binding protein; protein product: MKKYLPRYTDQELKESLEYMGAVLITGPKWCGKTTTAKQQCKSLKELQHPVHGKSYLKLADTNPIELLKGEKPMLIDEWQMAPELWGTVRYLVDESDEDGLYILTGSTIVDESKIVHSGAGRIKRIVMRPMSLYESGESTGEISLIDLFDNDDLNIDGVTSNLTIPDLIFAACRGGWPESLNKKTKKQQLAIVSNYIDIICNSDVSEVDGVKRSPQRVKTILKSYARNISTLATKKTLMKDIKTEYADISLPTFNSYIDALERLYVIQNIPAWSPNIRSANTIRKSYKKEFIDPSIAVASLNLTPEKLLKDFETFGFIFENLCIRDLLVYSSSVNGKVLYYNDDSGLEADCVIYLNDGRYALIEFKLGNREIDNGAGNLLKLKDLIKKSVENKKIDLEEPSFLAVITGGELAYTRADGVKVIPIGCLR